Proteins from a single region of Campylobacter sp. RM16704:
- the dnaN gene encoding DNA polymerase III subunit beta, translated as MKISINKNTLESAIVLTNSYVDKKDPSNIASHLLFEVIEDKLIIRASDYEIGINYKIKKIKVESEGFATANAKSILDIIKNLNNEDVVLETIENFLFIRQKGTKYKLPMFNHEDFPSFPSTEGKDKFDIDSSDLSRSLKKILPAIDTNNPKYSLNGALLDIKTTHISFVGTDTKRLAIFTLNKTNEKEFNLCIPKKAILEMQKIFFEKIEIYYDETILIAKNDNFEFFTKLINDKFPDYERVIPKNITKEFIFKTEEFIDALKKINVITEKMKLNFYKDRLVFEGISLDNMEAKTELEIELNIDEEFNLCVKNKFLTDFLNSIESETFKLSINEPHMAFLVSSEELQTVIMPVIL; from the coding sequence ATGAAAATTAGCATTAATAAAAACACTTTAGAATCAGCCATAGTTTTAACTAACTCTTACGTAGATAAAAAAGACCCAAGTAATATAGCTTCTCACCTACTTTTTGAAGTAATAGAAGATAAATTAATTATAAGAGCAAGTGATTATGAAATAGGAATTAATTATAAAATTAAAAAAATTAAAGTTGAAAGCGAAGGTTTTGCAACTGCTAATGCTAAAAGTATTTTAGATATTATAAAAAATTTAAATAACGAAGATGTAGTTTTAGAAACTATAGAAAATTTTCTTTTTATTAGACAAAAAGGAACAAAATATAAACTTCCAATGTTTAATCACGAAGATTTTCCAAGTTTTCCAAGTACTGAAGGAAAAGATAAATTTGATATAGATTCAAGTGATTTAAGTAGATCTTTGAAAAAAATCCTACCTGCTATTGATACAAATAATCCAAAATACTCTTTAAATGGTGCATTACTTGATATAAAAACAACTCATATTAGTTTTGTAGGAACAGATACAAAGCGTTTAGCTATCTTTACACTAAATAAAACTAATGAAAAAGAATTTAATCTTTGTATTCCTAAAAAAGCTATTTTAGAAATGCAAAAAATCTTTTTTGAAAAAATTGAAATCTATTATGATGAAACTATACTTATCGCAAAAAATGATAATTTTGAATTTTTTACAAAACTTATTAATGACAAATTTCCTGATTATGAAAGAGTAATTCCAAAAAATATTACAAAAGAATTTATTTTTAAAACTGAAGAATTTATAGATGCACTTAAAAAAATTAATGTTATTACTGAAAAAATGAAATTAAATTTTTATAAAGATAGACTTGTTTTTGAAGGAATTAGTTTAGATAATATGGAAGCAAAAACTGAACTTGAAATAGAACTTAATATAGACGAAGAATTTAATCTTTGTGTAAAAAATAAATTTCTTACAGATTTTTTAAATTCTATTGAAAGTGAGACATTTAAACTTAGTATAAATGAGCCTCATATGGCATTTTTAGTTTCAAGTGAAGAATTACAAACTGTGATTATGCCAGTAATTTTATAA
- the gyrB gene encoding DNA topoisomerase (ATP-hydrolyzing) subunit B — protein sequence MQKNQNYSAGNIKVLKGLEAVRKRPGMYIGDTNINGLHHMIYEVVDNSIDEAMAGFCDTINIEITTEGSCIVSDNGRGIPVGIHPTENIPTLTVVLTVLHAGGKFDKDTYKVSGGLHGVGVSVVNALSKKLVATVHRDGEIYRQEFSEGKVISNFETIGTSKKTGTIIEFWPDEQIFEITEFDYEILAKRFRELAYLNPKITINFKDNRIGKSESFHYEGGISQFVMDMNKKQALTKAIFFNVDEEDVNVEVALLYNDAYNENLLSFVNNIKTPDGGTHEAGFRMGLTRVISNYIEANASAREKDSKITGDDVREGLIAVVSVKVPEPQFEGQTKGKLGSSYVRPIVSKASFEYLTKYFEENPIEAKAIMNKALMAARGREAAKKARELTRKKESSSVGTLPGKLADCQSKDPSESEIYLVEGDSAGGSAKQGRERAFQAILPLRGKILNVEKARLDKILKSEQIQNMITAFGCGIGDEFDIEKLRYHKIIIMTDADVDGSHIQTLLLTFFFRFMNDLVTNGHIYLAQPPLYRYKKGQKKEIYLKDEKTLNDYLIETGIESSTYEGIGLNDLKDFLKIVAAYRSVLKELEKRFNVISVIRYLIENPDLIKASNEELFKIIKEFLEKQNHNILNSYINENEIRVYVQTENGLEELIINDDLFTNPLYEEANYIYQKIKDRDLKFDKDILEILDEVEKNAKKGAYIQRYKGLGEMNPEQLWETTMDPNNRRLLKITIEDAQRANDTFNLFMGDDVEPRREYIQAHAKDVKHLDV from the coding sequence ATGCAAAAAAATCAAAATTATAGTGCTGGAAATATTAAAGTTTTAAAAGGCTTAGAAGCTGTTAGAAAACGTCCTGGTATGTACATAGGTGATACCAATATAAATGGACTCCATCATATGATTTATGAAGTAGTAGATAATTCTATTGATGAAGCAATGGCAGGTTTTTGTGATACGATTAATATAGAAATCACTACAGAAGGTTCTTGTATAGTGAGTGATAATGGTCGTGGTATTCCAGTTGGAATTCATCCTACTGAAAATATTCCTACTTTAACAGTTGTTTTAACGGTTTTACATGCGGGTGGTAAATTTGATAAAGATACTTATAAAGTTAGTGGTGGTTTGCATGGGGTTGGTGTAAGTGTTGTAAATGCTTTATCAAAAAAGCTAGTTGCTACAGTGCATAGAGATGGAGAAATTTATAGACAAGAATTTTCAGAAGGAAAAGTAATAAGTAATTTTGAAACTATAGGAACTAGTAAAAAAACAGGAACAATCATAGAATTTTGGCCAGATGAACAAATTTTTGAAATAACTGAATTTGATTATGAAATTTTAGCTAAAAGATTTCGTGAACTTGCATATTTAAATCCAAAAATAACTATAAATTTTAAAGACAATCGTATAGGAAAATCAGAAAGCTTTCATTATGAAGGTGGTATAAGCCAATTTGTAATGGATATGAATAAAAAACAAGCTTTAACTAAAGCCATATTTTTTAATGTAGATGAAGAAGATGTAAATGTTGAAGTAGCATTGCTGTATAATGATGCTTATAATGAAAATTTACTTTCTTTTGTAAATAATATTAAAACTCCAGATGGTGGAACACATGAAGCTGGTTTTAGAATGGGCTTAACTCGTGTTATTAGTAATTATATTGAAGCAAATGCTAGTGCTAGAGAGAAAGATTCTAAAATAACAGGTGATGATGTAAGAGAAGGTTTGATAGCCGTTGTAAGTGTAAAAGTACCTGAACCTCAATTTGAAGGACAAACTAAAGGAAAATTAGGTTCAAGCTATGTTAGACCTATAGTTTCTAAAGCTTCTTTTGAATATTTGACAAAATATTTTGAAGAAAATCCTATTGAAGCAAAAGCTATTATGAATAAAGCTTTAATGGCAGCTCGTGGTAGAGAAGCGGCTAAAAAAGCTAGAGAATTAACCCGTAAAAAAGAAAGTTCAAGTGTAGGAACTTTGCCTGGAAAATTAGCTGATTGTCAAAGTAAAGATCCAAGTGAAAGTGAAATTTATTTAGTTGAGGGTGATAGTGCAGGAGGCTCTGCAAAACAAGGTAGAGAAAGGGCTTTTCAAGCAATTTTACCTTTAAGAGGTAAAATACTTAATGTTGAAAAAGCAAGACTTGATAAGATATTAAAAAGCGAACAAATTCAAAATATGATCACAGCTTTTGGTTGTGGGATAGGTGATGAGTTTGATATAGAAAAATTAAGATACCATAAAATCATCATTATGACAGATGCTGATGTAGATGGGTCTCATATACAAACTTTGCTTTTAACATTCTTCTTTCGCTTTATGAATGATCTTGTAACAAATGGACATATTTATTTAGCTCAACCACCTTTATACCGCTATAAAAAAGGTCAGAAAAAAGAAATTTATCTAAAAGATGAAAAAACTCTAAATGATTATTTAATTGAGACAGGTATAGAAAGTTCTACTTATGAGGGTATAGGATTAAATGATTTAAAAGATTTTCTAAAAATCGTTGCAGCTTATAGAAGTGTTTTAAAAGAATTAGAAAAAAGATTTAATGTAATTTCAGTAATTAGATATTTGATAGAAAATCCTGATTTGATAAAAGCTTCTAATGAAGAATTATTTAAAATTATAAAAGAATTTTTAGAAAAACAAAATCACAATATCTTAAATTCATATATCAATGAAAATGAAATTCGCGTATATGTACAAACTGAAAATGGTTTAGAAGAGCTTATCATAAATGATGATTTATTTACTAATCCTTTGTATGAAGAAGCAAATTATATTTATCAAAAAATTAAAGATAGAGATTTAAAATTTGATAAAGATATTTTAGAAATTTTAGATGAAGTAGAAAAAAACGCTAAAAAAGGTGCTTATATACAACGCTATAAAGGACTTGGTGAGATGAATCCTGAACAACTTTGGGAAACAACTATGGATCCAAACAATCGTCGTTTATTAAAAATCACCATAGAAGATGCCCAAAGAGCAAATGATACTTTTAACCTTTTCATGGGTGATGATGTAGAACCACGCCGTGAGTATATACAAGCTCATGCTAAAGATGTTAAGCATTTGGATGTTTAA
- the recJ gene encoding single-stranded-DNA-specific exonuclease RecJ — MLNKAKIKEILHQRFVNDTHVKLCDLPMPSCLKDVYKGALRIKEAIEKNQKLAIVGDYDVDGVISCVILSEFFDDIGFDYIVKIPNRFKDGYGLNEEIINELDGVDLIITVDNGIAAFDAAELCLKKGIDLIITDHHMPPATLPKAYAIINPKQQDCEFPDIEICGAQVAWYLVAAIKEVCKINYNMCKFIELLSVAIIADMMELRDLNRALVRKGIGYINESKRVAFKAIKQNYGKDKFGLDDISFLIAPLINSAGRMDDAIISYKFLHSKNYDEVKGYLEQIITYNNSRKNEERELFKQCLEQVNENDPVVIVNGQNWHEGVLGIVASRLAKHFNKPAFVFSECEQKAKASVRSVGKIDILNVIEQVKEYVLSYGGHKGAAGVLVELEQFDIFKNKLNQICKNIPKEDFYNADEVLGSIDPNEVDFELLEILEFYEPFGHKNPRPYFKFNKLFVKNKKILGKEENHIKLILTQGNKTLEALFFNFDYEPQIGESIDFIAGVFKNNFKGLITPQLTIKEILK, encoded by the coding sequence ATGTTAAATAAAGCCAAAATAAAAGAAATTCTACATCAGCGTTTTGTGAATGATACTCATGTAAAGCTTTGTGATTTGCCTATGCCATCTTGCTTAAAAGATGTCTATAAGGGTGCTTTACGTATTAAAGAAGCAATTGAAAAAAATCAAAAACTTGCTATCGTTGGAGATTATGATGTAGATGGTGTTATTTCTTGTGTGATTTTGTCTGAATTTTTTGATGATATTGGATTTGATTATATAGTAAAAATTCCAAATCGTTTTAAAGATGGATACGGCTTAAATGAAGAAATCATCAACGAGCTTGATGGAGTAGATTTAATCATTACTGTAGATAATGGCATAGCAGCATTTGATGCAGCAGAACTTTGCTTAAAAAAAGGAATTGATTTAATCATTACAGATCATCACATGCCTCCAGCTACTTTGCCAAAAGCTTATGCGATTATCAATCCTAAACAACAAGATTGTGAATTTCCTGATATTGAAATTTGTGGTGCTCAAGTGGCTTGGTATTTAGTTGCTGCGATAAAAGAAGTATGCAAGATTAATTACAATATGTGTAAATTTATAGAGCTTTTATCTGTTGCTATTATTGCAGATATGATGGAGCTTAGAGACTTAAATAGGGCTTTAGTTAGAAAAGGCATAGGATATATTAATGAATCTAAGCGAGTAGCATTTAAGGCAATTAAACAAAATTATGGAAAGGATAAATTTGGACTCGATGATATTAGTTTTTTAATTGCACCTTTGATTAATAGTGCTGGTAGAATGGATGATGCGATTATTTCTTATAAATTTTTACATTCTAAGAACTATGATGAAGTCAAAGGCTATTTAGAACAAATTATTACTTATAATAATAGTCGTAAAAATGAAGAACGCGAACTTTTTAAGCAATGCTTGGAGCAAGTCAATGAAAATGATCCTGTGGTTATTGTCAATGGACAAAACTGGCATGAAGGTGTTTTGGGTATAGTTGCAAGTCGTTTAGCAAAACATTTTAACAAACCTGCTTTTGTTTTTTCAGAATGTGAGCAAAAGGCTAAAGCTAGTGTTAGAAGTGTGGGTAAGATTGATATTTTAAATGTTATTGAGCAAGTAAAAGAATATGTTTTAAGTTATGGTGGGCATAAAGGTGCAGCTGGAGTTTTAGTAGAACTTGAACAATTTGATATATTTAAAAATAAACTCAATCAGATATGTAAAAATATTCCCAAAGAAGATTTTTACAATGCAGATGAAGTTTTAGGTAGTATTGACCCAAATGAAGTGGATTTTGAACTTTTAGAAATTTTAGAATTTTATGAACCTTTTGGACATAAAAATCCAAGACCATATTTTAAATTTAACAAACTTTTTGTTAAAAATAAAAAAATATTAGGAAAAGAAGAAAATCATATAAAACTTATTTTGACCCAAGGAAATAAAACTTTAGAAGCTTTGTTTTTCAACTTTGACTATGAACCTCAAATTGGTGAAAGTATAGATTTTATCGCGGGTGTTTTTAAAAATAATTTTAAAGGTTTAATCACACCACAACTTACAATCAAAGAAATTTTAAAATAA
- the thyX gene encoding FAD-dependent thymidylate synthase, with product MKITLLNHTPLSICSHATRTCWQSFDKGDCGGEKDKELIDRVGNKFKHASTLEHLNYTFYIQGISRACLQEVARHRHTSPSVKSTRYTLKELRNENEFKENDFENAKRYLVLTGNEIVDNASIKALENLRLILQNSISLDIAKYCLPESYKTELTLTINARSLQNFITLRSSKSALWEIRNLANALFKNLPQEHQFIFKHCVYQEENSQD from the coding sequence ATGAAAATCACATTATTAAACCATACTCCACTTTCTATATGTTCTCACGCTACAAGAACATGTTGGCAAAGTTTTGACAAAGGCGATTGTGGTGGCGAAAAAGATAAAGAATTAATCGATCGAGTGGGAAATAAATTCAAACATGCTTCAACCTTAGAGCATTTAAATTACACTTTTTATATACAAGGTATTTCAAGGGCATGTTTGCAAGAAGTTGCAAGACACCGTCACACCAGTCCTAGTGTAAAGAGCACAAGATATACACTAAAAGAACTTAGAAATGAAAACGAATTTAAAGAAAATGACTTTGAAAATGCTAAAAGATATTTGGTATTAACTGGAAATGAAATAGTAGATAATGCAAGTATTAAAGCTTTAGAAAATCTGCGTTTAATTTTACAAAATAGCATTAGTTTAGATATAGCAAAATACTGCCTACCAGAAAGCTATAAAACAGAATTAACTTTAACGATTAATGCAAGAAGTTTGCAAAATTTCATTACTCTAAGAAGCTCAAAATCAGCTCTGTGGGAGATAAGAAATTTAGCAAATGCTTTATTTAAAAATTTACCTCAAGAACATCAATTTATATTTAAACATTGTGTTTATCAAGAAGAAAATTCCCAAGATTAA
- the queF gene encoding preQ(1) synthase gives MRYGEKEIKEFSVENMEVWPNDAKNDYVIKITLPEFMCCCPRSGYPDFATIYLEYIPNKLVVELKAIKLYINTFMYKNISHEASINEIYNTLKEKLDPKWIKVVGDFNPRGNVHTVIECRSDLVVPQN, from the coding sequence ATGAGATATGGTGAAAAAGAAATAAAAGAATTTAGCGTAGAAAATATGGAAGTTTGGCCAAATGATGCTAAAAATGATTATGTGATTAAAATCACTTTGCCTGAATTTATGTGTTGTTGTCCGCGTAGCGGATATCCTGATTTTGCTACTATTTACTTAGAGTATATTCCAAATAAATTAGTAGTAGAGCTTAAAGCTATAAAACTTTATATAAATACTTTCATGTATAAAAATATATCACATGAAGCAAGCATAAATGAAATTTATAATACTTTAAAAGAAAAATTAGATCCAAAATGGATAAAAGTTGTAGGTGATTTTAACCCTCGTGGTAATGTACATACTGTGATAGAATGTAGATCTGATTTAGTAGTGCCACAAAATTAA
- a CDS encoding alkylphosphonate utilization protein produces MPKDANGTELNAGDNVSVIKDLKVKGASTTLKRGTTIKNIKLTNKDTEIEAKIDKFGVIVLKTEFLKKI; encoded by the coding sequence ATGCCAAAAGATGCAAATGGAACTGAGCTTAACGCAGGTGATAATGTAAGCGTGATTAAAGATTTAAAAGTTAAAGGTGCAAGTACAACTTTAAAGCGTGGTACAACTATAAAAAATATCAAACTTACAAATAAAGATACTGAAATTGAAGCTAAGATTGATAAATTTGGTGTGATTGTTTTAAAAACTGAATTTCTTAAAAAGATATAA
- a CDS encoding zeta toxin family protein — MIFLIGGQGHSGKTLLAQKLLEKFSYPYLSLDHLKMGLIKGIKDFPFKVDEDEKITEFLFPIVDGIIQTCIENRQNLIIEGIYLTPKKLQKFQNHSNIKILYIIFSKEYILQNYELIYQNENVIEKRLFNEKEEINILILNHQKLKAQCENLNFSFIEIQKDYEIEIQKAFDFFV, encoded by the coding sequence ATGATTTTTTTAATTGGAGGGCAAGGTCATAGTGGAAAGACCTTGCTTGCTCAAAAACTTCTTGAAAAATTTTCTTATCCTTATTTGAGTTTAGATCATCTAAAAATGGGCTTGATTAAAGGAATAAAAGATTTTCCTTTTAAAGTAGATGAGGATGAAAAAATAACTGAATTTTTATTTCCTATTGTAGATGGTATAATTCAAACTTGTATAGAAAATAGACAAAATTTAATCATTGAAGGAATTTATCTTACTCCAAAAAAACTACAAAAATTTCAAAATCATTCTAATATTAAAATACTTTATATCATTTTTTCAAAAGAATATATTTTGCAAAATTATGAATTAATTTATCAAAATGAAAATGTTATAGAAAAGCGTTTATTTAATGAAAAAGAAGAAATAAACATTCTTATTTTAAATCATCAAAAACTCAAAGCTCAATGTGAAAATTTAAATTTTTCTTTTATAGAAATTCAAAAAGACTATGAAATTGAAATTCAAAAAGCTTTTGATTTTTTTGTATAA
- a CDS encoding outer membrane beta-barrel protein, whose protein sequence is MRLKLLSLVASMALVSNLALADEKSGLFLGIDAGWFHTQVNSSIKHIGISQANFNGDLKGNIPVFGLKAGYHFNDNHRLYGAYNYSSEFSDVINTTRLKIDGEFTTHKFLLGYDFTPKIFEKTRAVLGIYGGYAKTDITLKTSFLSLSQNFDGYTYGAKIGALYELTPSNEIEFGFKAEQIHYNTRNFYQSAVGSNFYDPKQTNYGLYLGYTYKF, encoded by the coding sequence ATGAGATTAAAATTATTATCTTTAGTAGCAAGTATGGCTTTGGTTTCAAATTTAGCTTTAGCTGATGAGAAATCAGGCTTATTTTTAGGAATTGATGCAGGATGGTTTCATACTCAAGTAAATAGTAGTATTAAACATATAGGTATATCCCAAGCAAATTTTAATGGCGATTTAAAAGGAAATATTCCTGTTTTTGGCTTAAAAGCAGGTTATCATTTTAATGATAATCATAGACTTTATGGTGCTTATAATTATTCAAGCGAATTTAGCGATGTAATTAATACAACAAGATTAAAAATTGATGGAGAATTTACTACACATAAATTCTTACTTGGTTATGATTTTACTCCAAAAATTTTTGAAAAAACAAGAGCAGTTTTAGGTATATATGGTGGTTATGCAAAGACAGATATTACTTTAAAGACAAGTTTTTTATCTTTATCTCAAAATTTTGATGGCTATACTTATGGGGCAAAAATAGGTGCTTTATATGAATTAACTCCATCAAATGAAATTGAGTTTGGTTTTAAAGCTGAACAAATTCATTATAATACAAGAAATTTTTATCAAAGTGCCGTAGGTTCGAATTTTTACGATCCTAAGCAAACAAATTATGGTTTATATTTAGGATATACTTATAAATTTTAA
- a CDS encoding CTP synthase: MKLKQTKYIFVTGGVLSSLGKGIAAASIATILKNSGLKVSILKADPYINVDPGTMSPLEHGEVFVTDDGAETDLDLGHYERFLNESLSQDNNFTTGRVYQSVIEKERRGDYLGKTIQVIPHIVDEIKDRIKKAGIDKDILIVEIGGTVGDIEGLPFLEAIRALKLEVGKYNAINIHLTLVPFIKAAGELKTKPTQHSVGELRRIGISPDMIVCRSEKSLDRELKDKIAISCGVEKNCVIESVDAASIYQIPLNFLKQDILNSIANLLDLQNLKPNMNEWDSLVKRVIAPSNELSIAFVGKYVDLKESYKSLTEAIIHAGAALDARVNLKWCDSEKLENANIEEAFKDVSGILVAGGFGYRGVEGKIKAIKYARENKIPFLGICLGMQLSLVEFARNVLKLEDANSSEFDKGCKNPIIFLIDEFIDANGEKQIRTSKTPLGGTMRLGAYECHIKPNTLLSKVYHNQKSVKERHRHRYEANPKYKEMFEKNGLIISGENEGLVEAIELKDHPFFLAVQFHPEFTSRLVRVNPAIFSFIKASLENHVK, encoded by the coding sequence ATGAAATTAAAACAAACTAAGTATATTTTTGTAACCGGTGGTGTTTTAAGCTCATTAGGAAAAGGTATAGCCGCAGCTTCCATTGCTACGATTTTAAAAAATTCAGGATTAAAAGTAAGTATTTTAAAAGCAGATCCTTATATAAATGTAGATCCTGGTACTATGAGTCCTTTAGAGCACGGGGAAGTGTTTGTTACAGATGATGGAGCTGAAACGGATTTAGATTTAGGACATTATGAGAGATTTTTAAATGAGAGCTTATCTCAAGATAACAATTTCACAACAGGTAGAGTTTATCAAAGTGTTATAGAAAAAGAAAGAAGAGGGGATTATTTAGGAAAAACTATACAAGTTATCCCACATATAGTAGATGAGATAAAAGATCGCATTAAAAAAGCTGGTATTGATAAAGACATTTTGATAGTAGAGATTGGAGGCACGGTAGGAGACATAGAAGGCTTACCATTTTTAGAAGCTATTAGAGCTTTAAAGCTTGAAGTAGGTAAATATAATGCTATTAATATCCACTTAACCTTAGTACCATTTATCAAAGCAGCAGGAGAACTTAAAACAAAACCAACTCAACATAGCGTTGGGGAATTACGCCGTATAGGTATTAGTCCTGATATGATTGTTTGTAGAAGTGAAAAGTCTTTAGACAGAGAATTAAAAGATAAAATTGCAATTTCATGTGGAGTTGAAAAAAACTGCGTTATAGAAAGCGTTGATGCGGCTAGTATTTATCAAATTCCACTTAATTTCTTAAAACAAGATATTTTAAATTCCATTGCAAATTTATTAGATCTTCAAAATTTAAAGCCAAATATGAATGAATGGGATTCTTTGGTAAAAAGAGTTATTGCACCAAGCAATGAGCTTAGCATAGCTTTTGTAGGAAAATATGTAGATTTAAAAGAAAGCTATAAAAGTTTAACAGAAGCTATTATCCATGCAGGTGCAGCACTTGATGCAAGAGTAAATTTAAAATGGTGTGATAGTGAAAAACTGGAAAATGCAAATATAGAAGAAGCTTTTAAAGATGTTAGCGGAATTTTAGTAGCAGGTGGTTTTGGATACCGAGGAGTAGAAGGAAAAATTAAAGCTATAAAATACGCAAGAGAAAATAAAATTCCGTTTTTAGGAATTTGTCTAGGTATGCAGCTTTCTTTGGTGGAATTTGCACGAAATGTTTTAAAACTTGAAGATGCAAATTCGAGTGAATTTGATAAAGGTTGTAAAAACCCTATCATTTTCTTAATTGATGAATTTATTGATGCAAACGGAGAAAAGCAAATTAGGACAAGTAAAACTCCACTTGGTGGAACAATGCGTCTTGGCGCTTATGAATGTCATATCAAACCAAATACGCTTTTAAGTAAGGTTTATCATAATCAAAAAAGTGTTAAAGAACGCCACCGCCACCGCTATGAAGCAAACCCAAAATACAAAGAAATGTTTGAAAAAAATGGACTTATCATAAGCGGAGAAAATGAAGGTTTGGTTGAAGCTATAGAGCTAAAAGATCATCCATTTTTCTTAGCAGTTCAATTTCATCCTGAATTTACTTCACGCTTAGTTAGGGTTAATCCTGCTATTTTTTCTTTTATTAAAGCATCTTTAGAAAATCATGTTAAATAA
- a CDS encoding lytic transglycosylase domain-containing protein — MIKKIILLVFSFSIAFSFETKIFIGDTYIPENFYKYDKEFKAAARKYNIPMALLKAIALTENAAFNHNIIGRNKNQTKDYGLMQINSIHLKRYNINKNDIKKPSVNIDIAAKLLHEIIQKHGFSWNAIGRYHSVNDKYKNIWLNKVTKHLIAIILKDSKELFIMEKFRAFKLVSLLLNVDEKQYKLLLAYKY, encoded by the coding sequence ATGATAAAAAAAATAATATTATTAGTTTTTTCTTTTAGCATTGCTTTTTCTTTTGAGACAAAAATTTTTATAGGAGATACTTATATACCTGAAAATTTTTACAAATATGATAAAGAATTTAAAGCAGCAGCAAGAAAATATAATATTCCTATGGCACTACTTAAAGCTATAGCTTTAACAGAAAATGCGGCATTTAATCATAATATTATTGGTAGAAATAAAAATCAAACTAAAGATTATGGTTTAATGCAAATAAATAGTATTCATTTAAAGCGATATAATATAAATAAAAATGATATTAAAAAACCTAGTGTAAACATTGATATAGCAGCTAAACTGCTTCATGAAATCATTCAAAAACATGGTTTTAGTTGGAATGCTATAGGGAGGTATCATTCAGTAAATGACAAATATAAAAACATATGGTTAAATAAAGTTACAAAGCATCTAATAGCTATTATTTTAAAAGATAGCAAAGAACTTTTTATAATGGAAAAATTTAGAGCTTTTAAACTTGTATCGCTATTGTTAAATGTTGATGAAAAACAATACAAACTTTTACTTGCCTATAAATATTAA